In Gigantopelta aegis isolate Gae_Host chromosome 6, Gae_host_genome, whole genome shotgun sequence, the following are encoded in one genomic region:
- the LOC121376290 gene encoding fucolectin-1-like isoform X1, whose translation MENTRVLWLYIILLCHYHWFFEEIDGLVNLALKKPAIQSSTFLNLTASLATDGLIGTRSTKNECSHTGVYHRNPNPWWEVDLGGVHTINRVSVLNRAYFAERLRDINITVISQDKTVTTECAFYQGSVAAAAWATVTCHPGTSGRFVRIQIYNEAYRDVLTLCEVVVEGLSPCDAFYFRKHPGQRLNSQLVEEIQSNKPMDCGKACFLTTMCFAYNYNSDTSACQLLKIGDPCDTTVSDPGWDFYSNCLN comes from the exons GACTGGTAAATTTGGCCTTGAAAAAACCAGCAATCCAGAGTTCTACATTCTTGAATTTGACCGCATCTCTGGCTACCGATGGCTTAATTGGTACACGTAGCACAAAAAACGAGTGCTCGCACACGGGCGTTTATCATCGTAATCCCAACCCGTGGTGGGAGGTTGATCTGGGGGGCGTACACACCATCAACAGAGTGAGCGTTCTCAACAGGGCTTACTTTG cgGAAAGACTAAGAGATATCAACATCACTGTGATTTCTCAAGACAAAACCGTGACCACAGAATGTGCTTTCTATCAGGGGAGTGTGGCGGCTGCTGCCTGGGCAACGGTGACATGTCATCCTGGAACCTCTGGAAGATTTGTCCGAATTCAGATATATAATGAGGCTTACCGTGATGTTTTAACTCTTTGTGAAGTTGTCGTAGAGGGACTGTCGCCATGTGATG cattttatTTCAGGAAACATCCGGGTCAAAGGCTGAATTCACAACTGGTGGAGGAGATTCAGTCTAACAAACCTATGGATTGCGGGAAAGCTTGCTTTTTGACGACCATGTGTTTTGCCTACAACTACAACAGCGACACGTCTGCCTGTCAGCTGCTGAAGATCGGTGACCCCTGCGACACGACAGTGTCAGATCCTGGATGGGACTTTTACAGCAATTGTCTCAATTAG